Proteins found in one Taeniopygia guttata chromosome 27, bTaeGut7.mat, whole genome shotgun sequence genomic segment:
- the PSMC5 gene encoding 26S proteasome regulatory subunit 8 → MPAEKMALDGPEQMEMDDGKGGSGLRQYYLSKIEELQLIVNEKSQNLRRLQAQRNELNAKVRLLREELQLLQEQGSYVGEVVRAMDKKKVLVKVHPEGKFVVDVDKNIDINDVTPNCRVALRNDSYTLHKILPNKVDPLVSLMMVEKVPDSTYEMIGGLDKQIKEIKEVIELPVKHPELFEALGIAQPKGVLLYGPPGTGKTLLARAVAHHTDCTFIRVSGSELVQKFIGEGARMVRELFVMAREHAPSIIFMDEIDSIGSSRLEGGSGGDSEVQRTMLELLNQLDGFEATKNIKVIMATNRIDILDSALLRPGRIDRKIEFPPPNEEARLDILKIHSRKMNLTRGINLRKIAELMPGASGAEVKGVCTEAGMYALRERRVHVTQEDFEMAVAKVMQKDSEKNMSIKKLWK, encoded by the exons ATGCCGGCGGAGAAGATGGCGCTGGACGGGCCCGAGCAG aTGGAGATGGACGACGGCAAGGGCGGCTCGGGGCTCCGGCAGTATTACCTGTCCAAGATCgaggagctgcag CTCATCGTGAATGAGAAGAGCCAGAACCTGCGGCGGCTGCAGGCGCAGAGGAACGAGCTCAATGCCAAGG tgcGGCTGCTgcgggaggagctgcagctgctgcaggagcaggggtCCTACGTGGGAGAGGTGGTGAGAGCCATGGACAAGAAGAAGGTGCTGGTCAAG GTGCACCCAGAGGGGAAGTTTGTGGTGGATGTGGACAAGAACATCGACATCAATGAT gtgACCCCCAACTGCCGCGTGGCCCTGCGCAACGACAGCTACACCCTGCACAAGATCCTGCCCAACAAGGTGGACCCGCTCGTGTCCCTCATGATGGTGGAGAAGGTCCCAGACTCCACCTACGAGATGATCGGGGGCCTGGACAAGCAGATCAAGGAGATCAAGGAGGTGATCGAGCTGCCCGTGAAGCACCCGGAGCTGTTCGAGGCGCTGGGCATCGCCCAGCCCAAG GGGGTGCTGCTCTACGGCCCCCCCGGCACGGGGAAGACGCTGCTGGCCAGGGCCGTGGCCCACCACACCGACTGCACCTTCATCCGCGTGTCGGGCTCCGAGCTGGTGCAGAAGTTCATCGGGGAAG GGGCCCGCATGGTGCGGGAGCTGTTCGTGATGGCGCGGGAGCACGCGCCCTCCATCATCTTCATGGACGAGATCGACTCCATCGGCTCCTCCCGCCTGGAGGGCGGCTCCGGCGGCGACAGCGAGGTGCAGCGCACCATGCTCGAGCTCCTCAACCAGCTCGACGGCTTCGAGGCCACCAAGAACATCAAG GTGATCATGGCCACCAACAGGATCGACATCCTGGACTCGGCCCTGCTGCGCCCCGGCCGCATCGACAGGAAAATCGAGTTCCCCCCTCCCAACGAGGAG GCCCGCCTGGACATCCTCAAGATCCACTCCCGGAAGATGAACCTGACCCGGGGCATCAACCTGCGGAAAATCGCGGAGCTGATGCCGGGGGCCTCGGGGGCTGAGGTGAAG GGTGTGTGCACAGAGGCAGGGATGTATGCACTGAGGGAGAGGAGAGTGCACGTCACACAGGAGGACTTCGAGATGGCCGTGGCCAAG gTGATGCAGAAGGACAGTGAGAAGAACATGTCTATTAAGAAGCTGTGGAAGTAA
- the PSMC5 gene encoding 26S proteasome regulatory subunit 8 isoform X1, with translation MRTAHRGVPEQEVTPQAAAPSPVGPMPAEKMALDGPEQMEMDDGKGGSGLRQYYLSKIEELQLIVNEKSQNLRRLQAQRNELNAKVRLLREELQLLQEQGSYVGEVVRAMDKKKVLVKVHPEGKFVVDVDKNIDINDVSAPGAVGVPRAGRDAQPPVLSPQVTPNCRVALRNDSYTLHKILPNKVDPLVSLMMVEKVPDSTYEMIGGLDKQIKEIKEVIELPVKHPELFEALGIAQPKGVLLYGPPGTGKTLLARAVAHHTDCTFIRVSGSELVQKFIGEGARMVRELFVMAREHAPSIIFMDEIDSIGSSRLEGGSGGDSEVQRTMLELLNQLDGFEATKNIKVIMATNRIDILDSALLRPGRIDRKIEFPPPNEEARLDILKIHSRKMNLTRGINLRKIAELMPGASGAEVKGVCTEAGMYALRERRVHVTQEDFEMAVAKVMQKDSEKNMSIKKLWK, from the exons ATGCGCACTGCTCACCGCGGTGTTCCGGAACAGGAAGTGACGCCACAGGCCGCGGCGCCATCTCCGGTGGGGCCGATGCCGGCGGAGAAGATGGCGCTGGACGGGCCCGAGCAG aTGGAGATGGACGACGGCAAGGGCGGCTCGGGGCTCCGGCAGTATTACCTGTCCAAGATCgaggagctgcag CTCATCGTGAATGAGAAGAGCCAGAACCTGCGGCGGCTGCAGGCGCAGAGGAACGAGCTCAATGCCAAGG tgcGGCTGCTgcgggaggagctgcagctgctgcaggagcaggggtCCTACGTGGGAGAGGTGGTGAGAGCCATGGACAAGAAGAAGGTGCTGGTCAAG GTGCACCCAGAGGGGAAGTTTGTGGTGGATGTGGACAAGAACATCGACATCAATGATGTGAGTGCccccggggctgtgggggtccccagggctggcagggacgcCCAGCCCCCCgtgctgtccccacaggtgACCCCCAACTGCCGCGTGGCCCTGCGCAACGACAGCTACACCCTGCACAAGATCCTGCCCAACAAGGTGGACCCGCTCGTGTCCCTCATGATGGTGGAGAAGGTCCCAGACTCCACCTACGAGATGATCGGGGGCCTGGACAAGCAGATCAAGGAGATCAAGGAGGTGATCGAGCTGCCCGTGAAGCACCCGGAGCTGTTCGAGGCGCTGGGCATCGCCCAGCCCAAG GGGGTGCTGCTCTACGGCCCCCCCGGCACGGGGAAGACGCTGCTGGCCAGGGCCGTGGCCCACCACACCGACTGCACCTTCATCCGCGTGTCGGGCTCCGAGCTGGTGCAGAAGTTCATCGGGGAAG GGGCCCGCATGGTGCGGGAGCTGTTCGTGATGGCGCGGGAGCACGCGCCCTCCATCATCTTCATGGACGAGATCGACTCCATCGGCTCCTCCCGCCTGGAGGGCGGCTCCGGCGGCGACAGCGAGGTGCAGCGCACCATGCTCGAGCTCCTCAACCAGCTCGACGGCTTCGAGGCCACCAAGAACATCAAG GTGATCATGGCCACCAACAGGATCGACATCCTGGACTCGGCCCTGCTGCGCCCCGGCCGCATCGACAGGAAAATCGAGTTCCCCCCTCCCAACGAGGAG GCCCGCCTGGACATCCTCAAGATCCACTCCCGGAAGATGAACCTGACCCGGGGCATCAACCTGCGGAAAATCGCGGAGCTGATGCCGGGGGCCTCGGGGGCTGAGGTGAAG GGTGTGTGCACAGAGGCAGGGATGTATGCACTGAGGGAGAGGAGAGTGCACGTCACACAGGAGGACTTCGAGATGGCCGTGGCCAAG gTGATGCAGAAGGACAGTGAGAAGAACATGTCTATTAAGAAGCTGTGGAAGTAA
- the FTSJ3 gene encoding pre-rRNA 2'-O-ribose RNA methyltransferase FTSJ3, producing the protein MGKKSKLGKSRRDKFYHLAKETGFRSRSSFKLLQLNRKFQFLQKARALLDLCAAPGGWLQVASKFMPVSSLIIGVDLVPIKPIPNVVTLQEDITTEKCRQALRKELQTWKVDVVLNDGAPNVGASWVHDAYSQANLTLMALKLACEFLCKGGWFITKVFRSRDYQSLLWIFQQFFQKVQATKPQASRNESAEIFVVCQGYQAPDKIDSKFFDPKYAFKDVEVATKSVSELVSKKKPKAEGYAEGDTTLYHRFTLMDFLKAPNPVDFLSKANEITLGNGELENHSSTTEELRQCCRDIRVLGRKELRALLNWRTKLRRFLAKKLKEQAKELDINLSSGEEEEGREEEKKEKMEAKAAAAEEAKEQEEVELALAEIKAKELAELKRKKKKILKEQRKQRERVELQMDLPGVSIADDGDTSMFSLKSIHRTPLLDELSRGDMASADALLEIGPGDDDIYVSDHDEEDDVSLASDLDPEELLEIEARQRKLQRERAGKGAKFKQKEEEEEDEEGQDVENPLLVPLEEKSVLEERQTSLWFGKDAFAGIEDDADEELELGQAQMLAERQREAQRGKTAKKGQKKKKVAQEEAPAEPTPAAAAAPDASEAQEEQSSDDDSSSEDERPLAPVGRKRGRVEPCGFEVVPIENPVKRVLDAEGLALGSVIASSKKARRDLIDDSFNRYSYNEEEGELPEWFTEEERQHRRRQLPVDKQTVEAYRQRWKEINARPIKKVAEAKARKKRRMLKKLEQMKKKAEAVVSTVDISEREKVAQLRRIYKKAGLAKEKRQVTYLVAKKGVGRRVRRPPGVRGQFKVVDSRLKKDVRAQKRKEQKKKRHK; encoded by the exons ATGGGCAAGAAAAGCAAACTGGGCAAGAGCCGGCGGGACAAGTTCTACCACCTGGCCAAGGAGACGG GCTTCCgctcccgctcctccttcaagctgctgcagctcaatCGCAAGTTCCAGTTCCTGCAGAAGGCCCGGGCCTTGCTGGACCTGTGTGCGGCCCCCGGCGGCTG GCTTCAGGTGGCGTCCAAGTTCATGCCGGTGTCCAGCCTGATCATCG GGGTGGATTTGGTGCCCATCAAGCCCATTCCCAACGTGGTGACGCTGCAGGAGGACATCACCACCGAGAAGTGCCGCCAG gCCCTGCGCAAGGAGCTGCAGACGTGGAAGGTGGACGTGGTGCTGAACGATGGAGCGCCCAACGTGGGAGCCAGCTGGGTGCACGACGCCTACTCGCAgg ccaacCTGACCCTCATGGCCCTGAAGTTGGCCTGTGAGTTCCTGTGCAAGGGTGGCTGGTTCATCACCAAGGTTTTCCGTTCCCGGGATTACCAGTCTCTGCTCTGGATCTTCCAGCAGTTCTTCCAGAAGGTCCAGGCCACCAAGCCCCAGGCCTCCCGCAACGAGTCTGCCGAGATCTTTGTGGTGTGCCAGG GTTATCAAGCTCCAGACAAAATTGACAGCAAGTTTTTTGACCCCAAATATGCCTTCAAGGATGTGGAGGTTGCCACCAAGTCTGTCAGTGAGCTGGTCAGCAAAAAGAAGCCCAAG gcTGAAGGCTACGCTGAGGGTGACACCACTCTGTACCACCGCTTCACCCTCATGGACTTCCTCAAGGCTCCCAACCCCGTGGACTTCCTCTCCAAGGCCAACGAG ATCACTCTGGGGAACGGGGAACTGGAGAATCACAGCTCCACCACGGAGGAGCTGCgccagtgctgcagggacatCCGAGTGCTGGGCCGCAAGGAGCTCAG GGCCCTGCTCAACTGGAGGACAAAGCTGCGGCGGTTTCTGGCCAAGAAGCTGAAGGAGCAGGCGAAGGAGCTGGATATCAA CCTGAGCTCcggtgaggaggaagagggcagggaggaggagaagaaggagaagatgGAGGCgaaagctgcagctgctgaagagGCGAAGGAGCAAGAGGAGGTGGAGCTGGCCTTGGCAGAGATTAAGGCCAAGGAGCTGGCGGAGCTGAAGAG gaagaagaagaagatcctgaaggagcagaggaagcagcGGGAGCGTGTGGAGCTGCAGATGGACCTGCCTGGAGTGTCCATCGCTGACGATGGCGACACCAGCATGTTCTCCTTGAAGAGCATCCACAGGACCCCG ctgctggatgagctgtcCCGCGGGGACATGGCCTCGGCCGACGCCCTGCTGGAGATCGGCCCTGGGGACGACGACATTTACGTGTCGGATCACGACGAAGAGGACGACGTGTCCCTGGCCAGCGACCTGGACccggaggagctgctggagatcGAGGCCCGGCAGCGGAAACTGCAGCGGGAGCGGGCGGGGAAGGG GGCCAAGTTTaagcagaaggaagaggaggaggaggatgaggaagggcAGGATGTGGAGAATCCCCTGCTGGTGCCCCTGGAAGAGAAGTCGGTGCTGGAGGAGCGACAGACCAGCCTGTGGTTCGGGAAG GACGCCTTTGCTGGCATCGAGGATGATGCAgatgaggagctggagctgggccaggcccAGATGTTGGCTGAGAGGCAGCGTGAGGCTCAGAGAg gcaaaacagcaaagaaagggcagaagaagaagaaggtggCCCAAGAGGAGGCTCCAGCCGAGCCCACCCCTGCAGCAGCCGCAGCTCCCGATGCTAGTGAAGctcaggaggagcagagcagtgacgatgacagcagcagtgaagaTGAGAG GCCACTGGCGCCGGTGGGGAGGAAGCGGGGCCGTGTTGAGCCCTGTGGCTTTGAGGTGGTGCCTATTGAGAACCCAG TGAAAAGAGTCCTGGATGCAGAGGGCCTGGCCCTAGGCTCTGTCATTGCCAGCTCCAAAAAGGCCCGGCGGGACCTCATCGACGACTCCTTCAACAG GTACTCCTACAACGAGGAGGAGGGGGAGCTGCCCGAGTGGTTCACGGAGGAGGAGCGGCAGCACCGGCGCCGGCAGCTGCCCGTGGACAAGCAGACGGTGGAGGCCTATCGGCAGCGCTGGAAGGAGATCAACGCCCGCCCCATCAAGAAGGTGGCAGAGGCCAAGGCCCGCAAGAAGCGGAGG ATGCTGAAGAAGCTGgagcagatgaagaagaaggcCGAGGCTGTGGTGAGCACCGTGGACATCTCGGAGCGGGAGAAGGTGGCCCAGCTGCGCCG CATCTACAAGAAGGCCGGGCTGGCCAAGGAGAAGCGCCAGGTCACCTacctggtggccaagaagggCGTGGGACGCCGGGTACGGCGTCCCCCCGGCGTCAGGGGCCAGTTCAAGGTGGTCGACAGCCGCCTCAAGAAGGACGTGAGGGCTCAGAAGCgcaaagagcagaagaaaaagcgCCACAAGTGA